The bacterium genome has a window encoding:
- a CDS encoding LAGLIDADG family homing endonuclease has translation MAKHGYVGNCDIRWSANLAYGIGLIASDGNVHKNGKGILFKSAEEELMLKFRDALGITNNIGRSARGGESEKKYYYTQFSSVAFWRFLNSIGITPAKSKTIKSVAVPNQFFPDFLRGLFDGDGTFYSSWDKRWPRSFVFQASFASASYPFVWWLKEMLADKYGMKGFIRKGAGVYNLRYVKGDSKKLFSAMYYKPGLLFLSRKYDKMVKAFEYDNLLKSDANIAIAAVAQ, from the coding sequence TATGGAATAGGGCTCATCGCCTCTGATGGAAATGTCCACAAGAACGGGAAAGGGATTCTATTTAAGTCCGCAGAAGAAGAGCTCATGTTGAAATTTCGGGACGCATTGGGCATCACAAATAACATTGGGCGAAGTGCCCGCGGAGGGGAGAGCGAGAAGAAATATTACTACACGCAATTTAGCAGCGTTGCGTTCTGGCGATTTTTGAACAGTATCGGAATAACGCCGGCAAAATCAAAAACTATTAAATCTGTCGCCGTACCCAATCAATTTTTCCCGGATTTTTTGCGCGGCCTTTTTGATGGAGACGGCACATTCTATTCTTCGTGGGATAAACGGTGGCCGCGAAGTTTTGTTTTTCAAGCATCGTTTGCGTCCGCGAGTTATCCTTTTGTTTGGTGGTTGAAAGAGATGCTTGCCGATAAGTATGGAATGAAGGGATTTATCCGGAAAGGAGCGGGAGTGTATAATTTGCGGTATGTGAAAGGCGACAGCAAGAAGTTATTCTCGGCCATGTACTATAAGCCGGGGCTATTGTTTTTGAGTCGCAAGTACGATAAAATGGTGAAAGCGTTTGAGTATGATAATCTTTTGAAATCAGACGCAAATATTGCAATAGCCGCGGTAGCTCAGTAG
- a CDS encoding thymidine kinase, with amino-acid sequence MLHAIVGCMWSGKTEELYRRLLRFVLAKNNVVIFEPKANTRKVRSIHAFQNKAKAKMPEPIAITHPKEILTAHKRLVNRADVIAIDEAQFFHAEKDVADLLRVVEELGKTKVVFVAGLDTDFLHRPFGAVPHVLAVADHVTKLSAVCMQCGGDATYTQRLVSGVPASADSPLILVGDMSSYEPRCRKCFKIG; translated from the coding sequence ATGTTACACGCCATCGTCGGTTGCATGTGGAGCGGAAAAACCGAAGAACTCTATCGGCGGCTTTTGCGGTTTGTGCTCGCGAAAAATAATGTTGTGATTTTTGAGCCAAAAGCGAACACGCGCAAAGTCCGGAGTATACACGCGTTCCAAAACAAAGCGAAAGCGAAAATGCCGGAGCCGATCGCGATTACGCATCCGAAAGAAATTTTGACCGCGCATAAACGGCTGGTGAATCGGGCGGATGTAATTGCAATTGATGAGGCGCAGTTTTTTCATGCCGAGAAGGATGTTGCCGACTTATTGCGCGTTGTGGAGGAGCTTGGAAAAACGAAAGTCGTGTTTGTCGCGGGGCTTGATACGGATTTTTTGCACCGGCCGTTCGGCGCCGTGCCGCATGTGTTGGCGGTGGCGGATCATGTCACAAAACTTTCCGCCGTATGTATGCAGTGCGGGGGAGACGCGACGTATACACAGCGTCTCGTGAGCGGGGTGCCGGCATCTGCGGATTCACCGCTGATTTTGGTGGGGGATATGTCGTCGTACGAACCGAGGTGCAGGAAGTGCTTCAAGATAGGGTAG
- a CDS encoding NYN domain-containing protein, with amino-acid sequence MKQKENNFAYIDGANLHKGIAGLGWVLDYGRFRVWLSEKYGVKTAYIFIGLIPKYKDLYTFLQKAGYTLIFKEVIYDDNGKPKGNCDADLVLQTVRDVYESEIDKAVIVSSDGDYAGLVKFLQEKQKMAVVLSPASEKKCSILLKRTTVKISYLGDQKNILMANKEKAPNGDRTP; translated from the coding sequence ATGAAACAAAAAGAAAATAATTTTGCGTATATAGACGGAGCGAATTTACACAAGGGCATCGCTGGCCTTGGCTGGGTGCTTGATTATGGGCGATTTCGAGTTTGGTTGTCTGAAAAATACGGCGTGAAAACTGCCTATATTTTTATTGGACTGATACCAAAATATAAGGACTTATATACGTTCCTGCAGAAAGCCGGCTACACCCTTATATTCAAAGAAGTTATATACGACGACAACGGAAAGCCGAAAGGTAATTGCGATGCTGATTTGGTTTTACAGACCGTCCGAGATGTGTATGAATCGGAAATAGATAAAGCCGTTATTGTTTCGAGCGACGGTGACTATGCGGGGCTTGTTAAGTTTCTCCAAGAAAAGCAGAAGATGGCGGTTGTGCTTTCTCCGGCGAGTGAGAAGAAGTGCTCAATTTTACTTAAAAGAACCACGGTAAAGATATCATATCTGGGCGATCAGAAGAATATTTTGATGGCCAATAAAGAAAAAGCCCCCAACGGAGACAGAACTCCATAA